The following coding sequences are from one uncultured Desulfobacter sp. window:
- a CDS encoding rhomboid family intramembrane serine protease gives MIDNRTKLTIQVLIWINVIMYVVSLLFSREFHFTMNPLTALAPSSDALIFLGASGTIALNYTHDWSSIFTANWLHGSLLHILFNMLALRTLAPLTIKEFGLYRMLSIYILSGAGGFYLSCLGGVPLTIGASAGLCGLIGALFYYGWSRGGYWGRMVFDQTKSWIFSLVLIGLVLPNINNWGHGGGFAAGFILAFLFGYEENRRSGKIDILICAGMSAFTALLLFRSIFEGVAAILK, from the coding sequence ATGATAGATAATCGTACAAAATTGACGATCCAGGTTTTGATCTGGATCAACGTGATCATGTATGTGGTATCCCTGCTCTTTTCCCGGGAATTTCATTTTACCATGAATCCTTTAACCGCTCTGGCCCCGTCCAGCGATGCCTTGATTTTTCTGGGGGCCTCCGGGACCATTGCCTTGAACTATACCCATGACTGGTCCAGCATCTTCACCGCAAACTGGCTGCACGGCAGCCTGCTGCACATCCTGTTCAATATGCTGGCGCTTCGCACCCTTGCGCCGCTTACGATAAAGGAGTTCGGGCTCTACCGGATGCTCTCCATATATATCCTTTCGGGTGCCGGTGGTTTTTATCTCTCCTGCCTGGGTGGTGTACCCTTGACCATCGGGGCCTCTGCAGGGCTTTGCGGCCTCATCGGCGCCCTGTTCTACTATGGCTGGTCCCGGGGGGGATATTGGGGACGGATGGTGTTTGATCAGACCAAGTCCTGGATTTTCAGCCTGGTGCTCATTGGGCTGGTCCTGCCCAATATCAACAACTGGGGCCATGGCGGTGGATTCGCCGCCGGCTTTATCCTGGCGTTTCTTTTCGGCTATGAGGAGAATCGCCGATCAGGAAAAATTGATATCCTGATTTGCGCAGGCATGTCCGCATTCACCGCCCTTCTCTTATTCCGTTCCATATTCGAAGGTGTGGCAGCAATACTTAAATAG
- a CDS encoding NAD-dependent deacylase, translating into MNIYQEAAQQIIDSNYCVAFTGAGISVESGIPPFRGRNGLWNKYDPKSFEIEYFLQDSARAWEIIRDIFYDLFGQVLPNTAHYALAEMEQRGLLKSIITQNIDNLHKDAGNTKVYEFHGSLKEILCLNCGQKVNVSQVDMTHLPPTCFTCGGLLKPDVVFFGEAIPEYAASKSIDAAENADCMILIGTTGTVVPANSLPPRAKARGTTIIEINPSPSEYTDRITDIFIQDNATRAMEHLMEAIDEIS; encoded by the coding sequence ATGAATATTTATCAAGAAGCCGCCCAACAAATTATTGATTCCAACTATTGTGTTGCCTTTACCGGTGCCGGCATCTCCGTTGAAAGCGGCATCCCGCCCTTTCGGGGCCGAAACGGACTGTGGAATAAATATGATCCCAAATCCTTTGAAATTGAATATTTTCTCCAGGACTCGGCCAGGGCCTGGGAGATCATCAGGGATATCTTTTATGATCTGTTTGGCCAGGTTCTGCCCAATACCGCCCACTATGCATTGGCCGAGATGGAGCAGCGGGGTTTGTTAAAATCAATTATCACCCAGAACATTGACAACCTGCACAAGGATGCAGGAAACACAAAAGTGTACGAGTTTCATGGGTCATTGAAAGAGATCCTCTGCCTGAACTGCGGGCAGAAAGTGAATGTGTCCCAGGTGGATATGACCCATTTGCCCCCCACCTGTTTTACCTGCGGTGGTCTCCTGAAACCGGATGTGGTGTTTTTCGGGGAAGCCATTCCCGAATATGCGGCGTCTAAATCCATTGATGCGGCAGAAAATGCGGACTGTATGATACTCATCGGCACCACAGGCACGGTGGTGCCTGCCAACAGCCTGCCGCCCCGGGCCAAAGCCCGCGGCACCACCATCATAGAGATCAACCCATCCCCGTCGGAATACACCGACCGAATCACGGATATATTCATCCAGGACAATGCCACAAGGGCCATGGAACATCTCATGGAAGCCATTGATGAGATTAGCTGA
- a CDS encoding histidine triad nucleotide-binding protein → MPDDCLFCKIANHELPSDMLYEDDAYVVFKDIHPKAPVHLLIVPKIHIRSVNDIEPEHTELVGGLFTLAAKIAQKQGINKSGYKLLFNVEKGGGQEIFHLHLHLFGGWEK, encoded by the coding sequence ATGCCCGACGACTGTCTTTTTTGTAAAATTGCCAACCACGAACTGCCCAGCGATATGCTGTATGAAGACGACGCCTATGTGGTGTTTAAGGATATCCACCCCAAAGCCCCCGTCCATTTGCTGATCGTTCCCAAAATCCATATCCGCAGCGTCAACGACATTGAGCCGGAACATACCGAACTTGTGGGGGGACTGTTTACCCTGGCCGCCAAGATAGCCCAGAAACAAGGGATCAACAAATCCGGATATAAGCTGCTGTTTAATGTGGAAAAAGGCGGTGGCCAGGAGATCTTTCACCTGCATCTTCACCTGTTCGGCGGATGGGAAAAATAG
- a CDS encoding FAD-binding oxidoreductase has translation MKTNADVIIIGGGIIGCSTAYYLAKKGKTVIVLEKGNKVGYGGSGRNGGGVRQSGRDKRELPLAMYGVQNLWPHLSEELGADVEYYQRGNLRLGKTDAHLKILQGLTDVAVSLGLDVKMISGDDVREICPHLSDDVIGASWCPSDGHANPLLATLAFYNKANALGVNFLFEQSVLAIKKVAGRARKVVTTSGEIEAEKIVLAAGYESQAIAETVGLEVPVKKIALNTLITDAQRPMFYQMLGTAMADFYGHQTTHGSFIFGAGTPLDSGSIKSVGDHPPAGATGATCKGILSYIPALKHAKVVRSWVGFIDWCEDKVPVIDHVKEVPGLILAFGFSGHGFGIAPSVGTVLSDMACDEAPSIDISELNLDRFNCA, from the coding sequence ATGAAGACTAATGCAGATGTGATCATCATCGGTGGCGGTATTATAGGCTGTTCGACTGCCTACTATTTAGCCAAAAAAGGCAAAACAGTCATCGTTCTGGAAAAGGGAAATAAAGTCGGATATGGCGGATCAGGCCGCAATGGGGGCGGGGTGCGCCAGTCGGGCAGGGACAAAAGAGAGCTGCCTTTGGCCATGTATGGTGTGCAAAACCTCTGGCCCCATCTTTCCGAAGAATTGGGAGCGGATGTCGAATATTACCAGCGGGGCAATCTTCGGCTGGGTAAAACCGATGCGCATCTTAAAATTCTCCAGGGGCTCACTGACGTTGCGGTTTCCCTGGGGCTTGATGTGAAGATGATAAGCGGTGACGACGTCAGAGAAATTTGTCCGCATCTGTCTGATGATGTGATCGGGGCCAGCTGGTGTCCAAGTGATGGCCATGCAAACCCGCTGCTGGCAACGTTGGCATTTTACAACAAGGCCAACGCGTTAGGCGTAAACTTCCTTTTTGAACAAAGTGTACTGGCGATCAAAAAGGTTGCCGGCCGGGCGAGAAAGGTCGTAACCACCAGCGGAGAGATTGAAGCAGAAAAAATTGTCCTGGCCGCCGGTTATGAAAGCCAGGCGATCGCTGAAACCGTCGGCCTAGAAGTGCCGGTTAAGAAAATCGCACTGAATACCCTGATCACCGATGCACAGCGACCCATGTTTTATCAGATGCTTGGCACAGCCATGGCGGATTTTTACGGCCATCAAACCACCCATGGGTCATTTATTTTCGGTGCGGGAACGCCGCTGGATTCCGGCTCTATTAAGAGTGTAGGAGACCATCCGCCGGCCGGTGCCACCGGCGCAACATGCAAAGGGATACTAAGCTACATACCCGCCTTGAAACACGCAAAAGTGGTTCGCAGCTGGGTGGGTTTTATTGATTGGTGCGAGGATAAGGTCCCGGTAATAGACCATGTCAAAGAGGTTCCCGGTTTGATTCTGGCGTTTGGATTCTCAGGTCATGGCTTCGGCATTGCGCCTTCCGTTGGCACTGTCCTGTCGGATATGGCCTGCGACGAAGCCCCTTCCATCGATATCAGCGAACTAAATTTGGACCGGTTTAACTGTGCATAG
- a CDS encoding FAD-dependent oxidoreductase: protein MNNRYDLVIVGSGPGGLAAAVTAGKLGLSTLVVDEQPEPGGQFYRSIERSLPENADTLGREYLAGKQLVESFRSSGATYLPNNSVWNIDNAFNVDLISQGVPRRVHGRRILFSVGAAERPVPIPNWTLPGVMGAAAADILFKSADMVPQGPVVLAGSGPLLLLTACHLIDNGVKISAMVETAGLKDYFKAVPFLPGALCQSSYLLKGLHMKLKVKRAGVPVYIGCRDLAVFGKNQAEGLVFTCRGTQQKVPAATVLLHEGVVPNLSFSRLLNCEHEWYEPQRYWRPVLDRWGQTSVPGVSVAGDAGGINGGPVAEVAGHLAAIDAACKLEVFTRAERERLSQPYLKKAHRQKLIRPFIDHIFPPSRQALVPPDDGTLVCRCEELTAGQIREAIAKGARHPAQVKGQTRAGMGPCQGRMCGTTIAEMIAACCALDITQVGTLRVRPPLQPLSIEQLANLELGEER from the coding sequence ATGAATAATCGCTACGATTTGGTTATTGTTGGCTCCGGCCCCGGCGGTCTTGCTGCGGCCGTCACTGCCGGCAAACTGGGCCTCTCAACCTTGGTGGTTGACGAGCAACCCGAACCCGGCGGGCAGTTCTATCGTTCAATAGAGCGCAGCCTGCCTGAAAATGCGGATACGCTCGGCAGGGAGTATCTTGCCGGCAAGCAGCTGGTCGAGTCATTCCGTTCATCCGGTGCCACCTACCTGCCGAATAACAGTGTTTGGAACATCGATAACGCGTTCAATGTCGATTTGATATCCCAAGGCGTACCCCGGCGGGTGCATGGTCGCCGGATTCTGTTCAGCGTCGGGGCCGCAGAGCGGCCGGTGCCGATTCCCAATTGGACGCTTCCCGGGGTGATGGGCGCTGCAGCTGCGGATATTCTGTTCAAGTCAGCAGATATGGTTCCCCAGGGCCCGGTTGTTCTGGCTGGCAGCGGGCCGTTGTTGTTACTGACCGCCTGTCACCTGATTGATAACGGCGTTAAAATTTCTGCCATGGTGGAAACGGCCGGTTTAAAGGATTACTTCAAGGCAGTGCCTTTCCTGCCCGGGGCATTATGCCAAAGCAGCTACCTTCTTAAAGGCCTGCACATGAAACTGAAGGTGAAACGCGCAGGCGTCCCGGTTTACATCGGTTGTCGAGACCTGGCTGTCTTCGGTAAAAATCAGGCAGAAGGGCTGGTATTTACCTGCCGCGGCACGCAGCAGAAAGTGCCTGCCGCAACTGTCCTGCTGCATGAAGGGGTGGTGCCGAATCTGTCTTTCAGCAGGTTGCTCAATTGCGAACACGAATGGTATGAGCCGCAGCGTTACTGGCGGCCGGTGCTTGACCGCTGGGGTCAAACGAGCGTGCCGGGCGTTTCGGTGGCTGGAGATGCAGGCGGCATCAACGGAGGGCCGGTGGCGGAAGTTGCCGGTCATCTGGCTGCCATTGATGCCGCCTGCAAGCTTGAGGTGTTCACCAGGGCAGAGCGTGAGCGACTCTCTCAACCCTACCTGAAAAAGGCGCATAGGCAAAAGTTGATTCGCCCCTTTATCGACCACATCTTTCCACCGAGCCGGCAGGCACTGGTTCCACCCGACGATGGGACCCTTGTCTGTCGCTGTGAAGAGTTGACTGCAGGTCAGATCCGTGAAGCGATAGCCAAGGGGGCGCGCCATCCAGCCCAGGTTAAAGGACAGACCCGGGCCGGGATGGGCCCCTGTCAGGGAAGAATGTGCGGGACGACAATTGCCGAAATGATCGCAGCGTGTTGTGCGCTTGATATTACACAGGTGGGTACTCTCCGCGTCAGGCCGCCGCTCCAACCCTTGAGCATTGAACAATTGGCAAATCTGGAATTGGGAGAAGAACGTTGA
- a CDS encoding (2Fe-2S)-binding protein: MLKRLHDNRHELDRVTITFEGEPLAVPATDTVIAAVMAAGAGYNRTSPISGAHRAAYCHMGVCHECLMEIDGVPNQQACKIQVRDGMVVKRQCGKKEPDNE; this comes from the coding sequence ATGTTGAAAAGATTGCATGATAACAGACACGAATTGGATCGGGTGACGATTACCTTTGAAGGCGAGCCGTTGGCAGTTCCGGCAACGGATACCGTCATCGCGGCTGTGATGGCGGCTGGCGCCGGCTACAACCGGACATCGCCAATCAGTGGCGCACACCGTGCGGCCTACTGCCATATGGGTGTCTGCCATGAGTGCCTCATGGAGATTGACGGCGTTCCAAATCAGCAGGCCTGTAAGATACAGGTGCGCGACGGTATGGTGGTTAAGCGGCAGTGCGGAAAAAAGGAGCCGGACAATGAATAA
- a CDS encoding tyramine oxidase subunit B, translating into MTYPTIDFLYLSEADMVKAGVTEMAGCVDAMEAMFKLLKIGDFRMGGPNSNSHGVMMTFPDNSPFPNMPTDGPDRRFMAMPAYLGGEFDMVGMKWYGSNTENRKKGLPRSILMFTLNDKDTGAPLAYMSANMLSAYRTGAVPGVGFRYFAKKDASVVGVVGPGVMSKTAFDAIMTERPGIKTVKIKGRGKKSMDDFIAYLNQKYPCIEKVEPVDDIEQAAKDADILFVGTSSPTGDISAYPYINEAWLKPGAVVCCPAAARFDDDFILNRARSVADWINLYEAWAEEMPYPAYETIPIPAVRCMDLIADGKMEKSQVDDLGDILTGKVPARRNEDEIIIYSVGGLPVEDVAWGTIIYRNALAQGIGTKLNLWDKPELA; encoded by the coding sequence ATGACTTATCCAACAATTGATTTTCTTTATCTGAGCGAAGCAGACATGGTCAAGGCGGGTGTAACCGAAATGGCAGGCTGCGTGGACGCCATGGAAGCGATGTTTAAACTGCTTAAGATTGGTGATTTTCGTATGGGCGGTCCCAACAGCAATTCCCATGGCGTGATGATGACGTTTCCGGACAACTCACCATTCCCCAATATGCCCACTGACGGGCCGGACAGGCGTTTTATGGCCATGCCTGCCTATCTTGGGGGTGAATTTGATATGGTGGGGATGAAATGGTATGGGTCCAACACGGAAAATCGTAAAAAAGGGCTTCCCCGCTCGATCTTGATGTTCACCCTCAATGATAAGGATACCGGGGCCCCCCTGGCATATATGTCGGCAAATATGCTTAGCGCATATAGAACTGGTGCGGTCCCAGGTGTTGGATTCAGGTATTTTGCCAAAAAAGATGCAAGCGTTGTGGGTGTTGTGGGGCCGGGGGTGATGAGTAAAACAGCCTTTGATGCTATCATGACAGAACGTCCGGGTATCAAGACAGTAAAAATCAAAGGCAGGGGCAAAAAATCCATGGATGACTTTATTGCCTATCTGAATCAAAAGTATCCGTGCATTGAAAAGGTTGAACCCGTTGACGATATTGAACAGGCTGCCAAGGACGCGGATATTCTTTTTGTGGGAACATCATCTCCCACAGGCGATATCAGCGCATACCCCTACATTAATGAAGCATGGCTCAAGCCCGGTGCCGTGGTGTGCTGTCCTGCCGCCGCCCGCTTTGACGATGACTTCATCCTTAACCGAGCAAGAAGCGTGGCCGACTGGATCAATCTTTATGAAGCCTGGGCCGAGGAGATGCCCTATCCTGCCTACGAAACGATTCCCATCCCTGCCGTGCGCTGCATGGACCTGATTGCTGATGGTAAAATGGAGAAAAGCCAGGTGGATGATCTGGGTGATATCCTAACCGGCAAAGTTCCGGCCCGTCGAAATGAGGATGAGATCATTATCTACTCGGTGGGCGGCCTGCCTGTGGAAGATGTGGCCTGGGGCACCATCATATACCGCAATGCCCTGGCCCAGGGAATCGGCACCAAGCTGAATCTCTGGGATAAGCCTGAACTTGCCTGA
- a CDS encoding Rid family hydrolase gives MKRTNYSSDSPLEEIAGYSRMVKVGDHVYIGGTTAVQPDGSVCGETPNEQARFIFEKFTGLLKQAGAQAKDVIKVKAYITDMGFAKEVADAYSEVFKSVRPLFTMVETPKLNRPAQKVEIELEAVIGCEIA, from the coding sequence ATGAAACGAACGAATTACTCATCAGATTCACCACTCGAAGAAATTGCAGGGTATTCCCGGATGGTAAAGGTCGGAGATCACGTTTATATCGGCGGAACCACAGCCGTTCAACCCGATGGTTCTGTTTGCGGTGAGACCCCAAATGAGCAGGCCAGATTCATATTTGAAAAGTTTACAGGACTTTTAAAACAGGCCGGAGCCCAGGCCAAGGATGTGATTAAGGTCAAAGCTTACATCACGGATATGGGGTTTGCCAAAGAGGTGGCCGACGCCTACAGCGAAGTGTTTAAGTCGGTGCGTCCGCTTTTTACAATGGTCGAGACCCCTAAACTTAACCGGCCTGCCCAAAAGGTGGAAATTGAACTAGAGGCCGTCATTGGATGCGAAATCGCATAA
- a CDS encoding helix-turn-helix domain-containing protein yields the protein MNNSSYLPEQPFFKLSTRQFVSRVGSGLLAQYYSFEVPPDDDHPIVAVPDGTIDILFHCTAPSPSASVCGSVKKGKQIEFKKGSLYFGARFLPGTAKQILKSPLSHFTDQEIRLDDIQSNSDEFVELICGAESFDERIALFEKYYTRCNSDKDCAPSLISFLLDKINASCGEIRVQELAEETGYSTRHVSNVFKKYVGISPKLFSRIVRFQRSFSLLRLQKKATFADLAQDAGYYDQAHFINEFKEFSMNTPTQIIHGNFC from the coding sequence ATGAACAATTCTTCTTATCTGCCGGAACAGCCCTTTTTTAAATTATCCACCCGACAGTTTGTATCCCGTGTCGGGTCTGGCCTACTGGCACAATACTACAGTTTTGAGGTTCCACCGGATGATGACCATCCCATCGTGGCAGTTCCGGACGGAACCATCGATATTCTTTTCCATTGCACAGCGCCTTCCCCATCAGCGTCGGTATGCGGGTCGGTCAAAAAAGGGAAACAGATTGAGTTTAAAAAAGGCAGTCTTTATTTTGGCGCAAGATTTTTACCCGGCACCGCAAAACAAATTCTAAAAAGCCCGCTGTCTCATTTCACAGACCAGGAGATTCGCCTCGACGATATCCAAAGCAACTCAGATGAATTTGTGGAATTGATCTGTGGGGCCGAATCTTTCGATGAAAGAATCGCCCTGTTTGAAAAATACTATACGCGCTGTAACAGCGATAAGGATTGCGCCCCTTCGCTGATCTCTTTTCTTCTTGACAAGATAAATGCCTCCTGCGGAGAAATCCGGGTCCAGGAACTGGCCGAAGAGACCGGTTATTCCACAAGACATGTCAGCAATGTGTTTAAAAAATATGTGGGCATCTCCCCCAAACTTTTTTCCCGGATTGTTCGTTTCCAGAGAAGTTTCAGCCTGCTCAGATTACAAAAAAAAGCAACCTTTGCTGATCTTGCCCAGGATGCCGGATATTATGACCAGGCCCATTTTATCAATGAATTTAAAGAGTTTTCCATGAATACTCCCACCCAGATCATACACGGCAATTTTTGTTGA
- a CDS encoding APC family permease — protein sequence MDNLKRSLGFWACLSVSMGLVVASSTLVTLGQGMGIAGPGFVIAMIAAWVLQHFSAQSFAELACLMPSAGGIGSYTQVALGPLIAMVATIAGYVIPNLFAVPSELAIAGSVISSTFIPSCSPAVIGGVLFGILIVFNVLGVDIFAKSQILFTTVMMVSIAGLGIIGLTEVGNPSLHHLADMDFNPMGWGVLSLTALAIWLYIGIEFVTPMAQEIQQPEKHIPKAMSLGLLIIFVINLLYGLTCIKYVPLGELAESMSPHILVAQAVLGKPGLVIISIVSLFATASTVNTVIAVVPRMLYSMALNGELPAVFGKLHPRFRTPWIGILAMSGVIGGFYFGGIANAGNIMVYLLAAVSSWLLCYIVAHIDVIVLRLRYPRLKRPYKSPFFPVPQILGALGMLASFINIFPDPEIRNTIMRWSGLFIGISVVYSALWLKFVLNQKLFKPVPLEPVLKYMETEEPVQNEKEVGVAFGSSIEC from the coding sequence ATGGACAACTTAAAAAGATCACTTGGATTTTGGGCATGTCTATCGGTCAGCATGGGGCTGGTCGTAGCGTCCAGTACACTGGTAACCCTGGGACAGGGTATGGGAATTGCCGGGCCTGGGTTTGTTATCGCCATGATTGCCGCCTGGGTGCTGCAGCATTTTTCGGCGCAAAGTTTTGCAGAACTTGCCTGCCTGATGCCCAGCGCCGGAGGTATCGGGTCATACACACAGGTTGCCCTGGGTCCGTTGATTGCAATGGTGGCTACCATTGCAGGGTATGTTATCCCCAATCTTTTCGCGGTTCCTTCCGAGCTGGCCATTGCCGGATCGGTTATTTCATCCACATTTATTCCCTCATGCTCTCCGGCAGTGATCGGGGGTGTCCTCTTTGGGATTCTCATTGTTTTTAATGTGCTGGGCGTGGATATATTTGCAAAATCACAGATCCTGTTCACAACGGTGATGATGGTTTCAATTGCAGGGTTGGGTATTATCGGACTCACCGAAGTTGGAAACCCCTCATTGCATCATCTTGCAGATATGGACTTCAACCCCATGGGATGGGGGGTGCTTAGCCTGACCGCACTGGCCATATGGCTGTATATCGGTATTGAATTCGTCACCCCCATGGCCCAGGAAATCCAGCAGCCGGAGAAGCATATTCCCAAAGCTATGAGCCTTGGCCTGCTGATCATTTTTGTTATCAACCTGTTGTACGGGTTGACCTGCATTAAGTATGTACCCTTGGGGGAACTTGCAGAGTCCATGAGTCCTCACATCCTGGTGGCCCAGGCCGTCTTGGGAAAACCCGGCCTGGTGATTATCTCGATTGTAAGTCTTTTTGCAACTGCCAGCACCGTAAACACCGTTATCGCCGTAGTCCCCCGGATGCTCTACAGCATGGCGTTAAACGGGGAACTCCCGGCTGTGTTTGGTAAACTTCACCCCCGTTTCAGGACGCCATGGATCGGGATACTGGCCATGTCAGGGGTCATTGGCGGTTTTTATTTTGGCGGCATCGCCAATGCAGGTAATATCATGGTCTATCTGCTTGCCGCAGTTTCTTCCTGGCTGCTTTGCTATATCGTGGCCCATATTGATGTGATTGTTCTCAGGCTGCGATACCCCCGACTCAAACGGCCCTACAAATCACCCTTTTTTCCTGTCCCGCAGATCCTTGGTGCGTTAGGTATGTTGGCGTCATTTATAAACATCTTCCCGGACCCGGAAATACGAAATACCATCATGCGCTGGTCCGGTCTTTTTATCGGTATATCAGTTGTCTATTCAGCGCTATGGCTCAAATTTGTACTGAATCAAAAATTATTTAAACCGGTCCCCCTTGAACCGGTTCTCAAATATATGGAAACCGAAGAACCTGTGCAAAACGAAAAAGAAGTTGGGGTGGCTTTTGGGAGTTCAATTGAATGCTGA
- a CDS encoding transporter, which translates to MKKQLMSMACIFIFMMISTTTWADVLDPLDNSSAPVGTKVLVSYFGYQHLPEYEDQNGDTEDIGVDVAYAAIRPVYFAGKVFGRTWGVNAVIPFQSISTDGEDTTDGLGDLVVGPFIFLYENPKDQVFLSFWEFAYTPTGSDEVSNNSWWFQHQLAFGWYPGPWSLDACLNYWQKDKDTAGDDVSDAVELEGVVAYAVTEKLRIGVQAAWWKDFDDIESGGVGLPGTQGENVKLGLNLGYMLQDNLMVNLRYMHDVKSEAHTKGSWTYLRLTYIF; encoded by the coding sequence ATGAAAAAACAATTAATGTCTATGGCTTGTATATTTATTTTCATGATGATCAGTACAACAACTTGGGCGGACGTCTTAGATCCCCTGGACAACAGTTCAGCCCCGGTCGGCACCAAGGTGCTTGTCAGCTATTTCGGCTACCAGCATCTGCCCGAATATGAAGACCAAAACGGAGACACCGAGGATATCGGGGTTGATGTAGCCTATGCCGCGATCAGGCCTGTTTATTTTGCAGGAAAAGTGTTTGGGAGAACATGGGGGGTCAATGCCGTTATACCGTTCCAAAGCATTTCCACCGACGGGGAGGACACGACAGACGGTCTGGGGGATCTTGTGGTCGGCCCGTTTATTTTCCTTTATGAAAATCCTAAAGACCAGGTGTTTCTTTCCTTCTGGGAGTTTGCCTATACCCCCACGGGTTCAGATGAGGTCAGCAATAATTCCTGGTGGTTCCAGCACCAGCTGGCCTTTGGCTGGTATCCCGGCCCATGGTCCTTGGACGCATGCCTGAATTACTGGCAAAAAGACAAGGATACCGCAGGTGATGATGTGTCGGATGCGGTTGAACTGGAAGGCGTGGTGGCCTATGCCGTCACCGAAAAATTGCGCATCGGGGTTCAGGCAGCCTGGTGGAAAGACTTTGATGATATTGAATCCGGCGGTGTCGGCCTGCCCGGCACCCAGGGAGAAAATGTAAAGCTGGGCCTCAACCTGGGCTACATGCTGCAGGACAATCTTATGGTCAATTTGAGATACATGCACGACGTGAAATCAGAAGCGCATACAAAAGGCTCCTGGACATATCTGCGCTTAACTTACATATTTTGA
- a CDS encoding phosphoglycerate mutase family protein, with translation MKQIFEMAESMQKVAWQVIHDTNIIEIWASIGATINLVGSLKMGLLINNRDIDFHVYTTPFNLSDSFSAMARLAKNKGIKTISYSNLLEAGDKCIEWHAFYEDKYGHTWQIDIIHILNESVYAGHFEKVAERISGVMTPEIRANILRIKNSIPIEKKVMGIQIYKAVIEHGIQDIDSFWAWQEQNPDDGIITWMP, from the coding sequence ATGAAACAGATTTTTGAAATGGCCGAATCCATGCAGAAGGTTGCCTGGCAGGTTATTCACGACACCAATATCATTGAGATCTGGGCGTCCATCGGGGCGACGATTAATTTGGTCGGATCATTGAAAATGGGGTTGCTTATCAATAACAGGGATATTGATTTCCATGTCTATACGACACCATTCAATCTGTCTGACAGCTTTTCAGCCATGGCACGGCTTGCAAAAAACAAAGGGATTAAAACAATAAGTTACAGCAATTTACTTGAAGCCGGGGATAAATGTATTGAGTGGCATGCGTTTTACGAGGATAAATATGGTCATACCTGGCAAATTGATATAATTCATATTTTAAATGAATCCGTCTATGCCGGTCATTTTGAAAAGGTGGCCGAACGGATCTCTGGGGTTATGACCCCGGAGATCCGGGCCAATATCCTTCGTATCAAAAATAGTATTCCCATTGAAAAAAAAGTGATGGGCATCCAAATTTATAAAGCCGTTATTGAACACGGCATCCAGGATATTGATTCATTCTGGGCGTGGCAAGAACAAAATCCGGATGACGGCATTATCACATGGATGCCCTGA
- a CDS encoding SDR family oxidoreductase — protein MNDSLQNKRILIVGGSSGVGLAVATQACKAGAKVIIASRNAAEKYNTLVGAVGCDIETYSFDVTFEDETDNALKQIGHIDHLVITTRPDITPALFVKTDIRAAKQAFETKFWGQYQLIQKAQQYLGQNGSIVMTTGIAGEKIFKNFSTMIMINSATEAFCRSLAVELAPVRVNVVSPGFVAPKMPEVEKYAEQFPLGHIASPEDVAEAYVYLMASPYTTGTTVVIDGGARLV, from the coding sequence TTGAACGACTCATTACAAAATAAAAGAATTTTAATTGTTGGCGGAAGTTCCGGCGTTGGGCTTGCTGTGGCAACCCAGGCATGCAAGGCCGGAGCAAAAGTGATTATTGCCTCCAGAAATGCGGCAGAAAAATATAATACGTTAGTCGGCGCCGTTGGGTGTGACATTGAGACCTATTCTTTTGATGTGACATTTGAAGATGAAACAGACAATGCATTAAAGCAAATTGGACATATCGATCATCTTGTGATTACCACACGGCCGGATATAACCCCAGCCTTGTTTGTTAAAACAGATATTAGAGCGGCAAAACAGGCATTTGAAACAAAATTCTGGGGTCAGTACCAGCTTATCCAGAAGGCACAACAGTACCTTGGTCAGAATGGCAGCATTGTCATGACCACAGGCATTGCCGGTGAAAAGATTTTCAAAAACTTTTCAACCATGATTATGATCAACAGTGCCACCGAGGCCTTTTGCCGTTCGCTGGCCGTGGAATTGGCACCCGTCCGAGTCAATGTCGTCAGTCCTGGGTTCGTTGCCCCTAAAATGCCTGAGGTGGAAAAATATGCAGAACAATTCCCTTTGGGGCACATTGCATCACCCGAAGACGTTGCCGAGGCATACGTTTATCTGATGGCATCCCCTTATACCACAGGGACAACGGTCGTGATTGATGGCGGTGCCAGGTTGGTATAA